The proteins below are encoded in one region of Planifilum fimeticola:
- a CDS encoding beta-N-acetylhexosaminidase, whose translation MRLRFQGDLSGLEAGLKELEEDLSFVRDEKGFPVEAERISENLLQVEVGKERGRIRFRDPVHFYRGLGILIGALRDGKPVDVTEKPRFSMNGAMFDCSRNAVFRPEVLRRVIRIMAVMGLNMLMLYTEETYTVEGEPYFGYMRGRYTPEELRELDDYAALFGIEMIPCIQTLAHLAAFLKWAPAQKYRDTEDVLLAGSEDTYRLIEEMIRSVAGTFRSRRIHIGMDEAFGLGRGRYLDRFGYRPPFEIMMDHLGKVLDITSRYGLKPMMWSDMFFRMGSPGHEYYDLNAEIPGEVVRRMPEGIRLVYWDYYHDDPAFYEQFIEKHRSLGSDPVFAGGVWTWAGPAVHYEKTFATTNAALSACKRKGIREVFATFWGDDGAETNMLAGLLGLQLFAEHGYSEQPDPEKLKRRFALCTGGDADAFLNLGKFDTFPGADTGALIPDNPSKFLLWQDVLIGLFDKHMEETDAAEYYDRLHRSLKADRDRAGRWRELFEVPVQLSAVLRLKCDIGLRIKAHYDRGDKSGLEAIAGEELPALHREIDRLRKAHRKQWLSTYKPFGWEVLDIRYGGLLARVETAMERLRDFCAGKISRIEELEEERLGFDGFRPGQDPGVGKANLYSRIASACVMGFR comes from the coding sequence CAAGGAGATCTGTCCGGCCTGGAAGCCGGGCTGAAGGAGCTGGAAGAGGATCTTTCCTTTGTCCGGGATGAAAAGGGGTTCCCCGTCGAAGCGGAGCGAATTTCGGAAAATCTGCTGCAGGTTGAAGTGGGGAAAGAGCGGGGGCGGATCCGGTTCCGCGATCCCGTCCATTTCTACCGCGGACTCGGCATTCTGATCGGCGCCCTCCGGGACGGAAAGCCGGTAGACGTGACGGAAAAGCCCCGGTTTTCGATGAACGGGGCCATGTTCGACTGTTCCCGGAACGCCGTGTTCCGGCCGGAGGTCCTGCGGCGGGTGATCCGGATCATGGCGGTGATGGGACTCAACATGCTCATGCTGTACACGGAAGAGACCTACACCGTGGAAGGGGAGCCCTACTTCGGGTACATGCGCGGCCGCTATACGCCGGAGGAGCTGAGGGAGCTGGACGATTACGCCGCCCTTTTCGGCATCGAGATGATTCCCTGCATTCAAACCCTGGCCCACTTGGCCGCCTTTCTGAAGTGGGCGCCGGCCCAGAAGTACCGGGACACCGAGGACGTGCTCCTGGCCGGATCGGAGGATACCTACCGGCTGATCGAAGAGATGATCCGCTCCGTCGCCGGAACGTTCCGAAGCCGGCGCATCCACATCGGGATGGACGAGGCGTTCGGCCTGGGGAGGGGGCGGTATCTGGACCGCTTCGGTTACCGTCCCCCCTTCGAGATCATGATGGATCATCTCGGGAAGGTGCTTGACATCACTTCCCGATACGGGCTGAAGCCGATGATGTGGAGCGACATGTTTTTCCGGATGGGCTCCCCCGGTCACGAGTACTATGATCTGAACGCAGAGATCCCTGGGGAGGTGGTCCGCCGGATGCCGGAGGGGATCCGGTTGGTGTACTGGGATTATTACCACGATGATCCCGCCTTCTACGAACAATTCATCGAAAAGCACCGCTCGCTGGGGTCCGATCCCGTTTTTGCGGGAGGGGTGTGGACCTGGGCGGGGCCGGCGGTCCATTACGAGAAGACCTTCGCCACCACCAACGCGGCGCTCAGCGCCTGCAAGCGGAAGGGGATCCGGGAGGTGTTCGCCACCTTCTGGGGGGATGACGGGGCGGAGACCAACATGTTGGCCGGACTGCTGGGGCTGCAGTTGTTCGCCGAACACGGCTATTCCGAGCAGCCGGATCCCGAGAAACTGAAACGGCGCTTTGCCCTCTGCACCGGCGGCGATGCCGACGCCTTCCTCAACCTGGGGAAGTTCGACACCTTTCCCGGGGCGGACACAGGGGCGCTGATTCCCGACAATCCTTCCAAATTTCTGTTATGGCAGGACGTGTTGATCGGCTTGTTCGACAAGCACATGGAGGAAACGGATGCCGCGGAATATTACGATCGGCTGCACCGCAGCCTGAAGGCCGATCGGGACCGGGCCGGAAGGTGGAGGGAACTCTTTGAAGTTCCCGTCCAGTTGAGCGCCGTACTGCGTCTGAAGTGCGACATCGGCCTGAGGATCAAGGCCCATTACGATCGCGGGGACAAAAGCGGGCTGGAGGCCATCGCGGGAGAGGAACTGCCGGCATTGCACCGGGAAATCGACCGGTTGCGGAAGGCGCATCGGAAACAGTGGCTCAGCACCTACAAACCCTTCGGCTGGGAGGTGCTGGACATCCGCTACGGAGGCTTGTTGGCCCGGGTGGAGACGGCGATGGAACGTCTTCGCGACTTTTGTGCCGGAAAGATTTCACGCATCGAGGAGCTGGAGGAAGAGCGGCTGGGCTTTGACGGGTTCCGGCCCGGACAGGACCCGGGGGTCGGGAAAGCCAATCTGTATTCCCGGATCGCATCGGCCTGCGTCATGGGCTTCCGCTGA
- a CDS encoding alpha-amylase family protein, whose amino-acid sequence MNPDRLLLIADLIPPGPEALERFDVGAQVEAITRLGFNAQHIEVTDVTVGEAGIAFFKSEHARLNRRDLLKEYRKHHGRRGSWDIVYFNVHWLSGELMPLHPEWLQRDGGGEIIPIPYGSGGYSCVNSPFRDWAKEMIREIGAYGVKGIFLDGPVFSPKGCYCDACRAGFEGQHGFQYTPEQMKDPLVFHKVLTFKQESIARFVRDVRASLKSVNPDAVLYMNGLPLGPGTCGRDNRLAEPWQDALLAEGGFLAGDLRSLPVWKPAATAKWLETQSEGKPTIVAVAGRHGPWNRYLLPAAETWIACAFSVANGAHIWYGIYDANRDDPRMDTVREINRLLSAHSDCLAGTAPVARVALVWSLKNANFYQTTAEQLDFVEGKTDLEHRMKSDARRAFNGWFEVLSRSHRLFDVIDDRFLERGGLSRYELIILPNVACMGEEECRSIRDYVAGGGHVIATYDTALWDAWGRPRETHPLKDVFGIAETKGVEHLRCDHVALEPAPLTEGIDQPLIPAPHLHVKVIPGPGTWAHMRFREKQPSSYCDLPPETDHPFLLRNRFGKGTALLFTGNLDAMYDTYRFPEHGRLMQNAVDGLSRRDIRLDEGLTSLFVNVREKGNRRILHLVNCTHDGGRPIDRVKVLREVEIAVHTGRSPQSIRTLRGERDLSFSFAKGWASFKVPEVREYEAVVIDFPDREDSHH is encoded by the coding sequence ATGAATCCGGATCGCCTGCTGCTGATCGCCGATTTGATTCCGCCGGGTCCGGAGGCGTTGGAACGGTTCGACGTGGGCGCCCAGGTGGAGGCGATCACCCGCTTGGGTTTCAACGCCCAGCATATCGAGGTGACCGATGTGACCGTCGGGGAGGCGGGGATCGCCTTTTTCAAGTCCGAACACGCGCGCTTAAACCGGCGGGACCTGCTGAAGGAATACCGAAAGCACCACGGGCGTCGGGGGAGTTGGGACATTGTCTATTTCAACGTGCACTGGCTGAGCGGGGAATTGATGCCGCTTCATCCCGAGTGGCTCCAGCGGGATGGCGGCGGGGAGATCATTCCCATTCCCTACGGAAGCGGGGGCTATTCCTGCGTCAATTCCCCCTTTCGGGATTGGGCGAAGGAAATGATCAGGGAAATCGGCGCGTACGGAGTGAAGGGGATCTTCCTGGACGGCCCCGTGTTCAGTCCGAAGGGCTGTTATTGCGACGCCTGCAGGGCCGGTTTCGAAGGACAACACGGGTTTCAATACACGCCGGAGCAAATGAAGGACCCCCTCGTCTTTCACAAGGTGCTGACCTTCAAGCAGGAGAGCATCGCCCGGTTTGTCCGGGATGTGCGGGCATCCCTGAAAAGCGTCAATCCGGACGCGGTGCTGTACATGAACGGACTCCCGCTGGGGCCGGGCACCTGCGGCCGGGACAACCGCCTGGCAGAACCCTGGCAGGATGCCTTGCTCGCCGAGGGAGGGTTTTTGGCCGGGGATTTGCGGAGTCTGCCGGTCTGGAAGCCGGCGGCAACGGCCAAATGGCTGGAAACCCAGTCGGAGGGGAAGCCGACCATCGTCGCCGTCGCCGGGAGGCACGGCCCGTGGAACCGTTATCTGCTTCCCGCGGCGGAAACCTGGATCGCCTGCGCCTTTTCCGTCGCCAACGGCGCCCACATCTGGTACGGCATCTACGATGCCAACCGGGATGACCCGCGGATGGACACCGTGAGGGAAATCAACCGTCTTTTATCCGCCCACTCCGATTGCCTGGCGGGGACTGCCCCGGTCGCCAGGGTGGCCCTGGTCTGGTCCCTGAAAAACGCCAATTTCTATCAGACCACCGCGGAGCAGCTGGATTTTGTGGAAGGGAAGACCGACCTTGAGCATCGGATGAAGAGCGATGCGAGGCGGGCTTTTAACGGATGGTTCGAGGTGTTGTCCCGTTCCCACCGCCTCTTCGACGTGATCGATGATCGCTTCCTGGAGCGCGGCGGTTTGTCCCGGTACGAGCTGATCATCCTCCCCAACGTGGCCTGCATGGGGGAGGAGGAGTGCCGGTCCATCCGGGATTACGTGGCGGGGGGCGGCCATGTCATCGCCACCTACGACACCGCCCTCTGGGATGCCTGGGGGAGGCCGCGGGAAACCCATCCCTTGAAGGACGTGTTCGGGATCGCGGAGACGAAGGGGGTCGAGCATCTGCGCTGCGATCATGTGGCTTTGGAGCCGGCGCCGCTGACCGAGGGAATCGACCAGCCGCTCATTCCCGCTCCGCATCTGCACGTGAAGGTGATTCCCGGGCCGGGGACCTGGGCCCATATGCGTTTCCGGGAAAAGCAGCCGTCCAGTTACTGCGACCTTCCTCCGGAGACGGACCACCCGTTCCTCTTGAGGAACCGCTTTGGAAAAGGGACGGCGCTCCTGTTTACGGGAAACCTCGACGCGATGTACGATACCTACCGTTTTCCCGAACACGGCCGGCTGATGCAAAACGCCGTCGACGGGCTGAGCCGGCGCGACATCCGGCTGGATGAAGGATTGACCTCCCTCTTTGTCAATGTCCGCGAAAAGGGAAATCGGCGGATCCTCCACCTGGTCAATTGCACCCACGACGGAGGGCGGCCGATCGATCGGGTGAAAGTGTTGCGGGAGGTGGAAATCGCCGTTCATACGGGGAGAAGTCCCCAATCGATCCGAACGCTCCGGGGAGAGCGCGATCTTTCCTTTTCCTTCGCGAAGGGATGGGCTTCTTTCAAGGTGCCGGAAGTGAGAGAGTATGAGGCTGTGGTGATCGATTTTCCGGATCGGGAGGATTCACACCATTGA
- a CDS encoding Nramp family divalent metal transporter, with amino-acid sequence MANPEKKPLGEEPRAEEGPGFIRWFRSLGPAVITAALVLGPGSLTVSTKLGALFGYQVLWIVVLATLFMMVFTEMGARIGMASDQSLLTLVRRKWGTPAAVLIGAGSFLITSSFQAGNAIGTGIAFGTLTGTPASLWTVLFTLLAIGSLFLKNFYRFLEKMMLCLVGLMLASFLFTLLMVRPDPAAMAGALIPRIPEGSFALITASVATTFSIVGAFYQSYFVQERGWGRGQVKEGVRESYSGILCLGLISAIVMICAAAVLLPQGIEVNSVVEMGKTLEPLYGGTATAVFTLGLWGAALSSLMGNAAIGGALLADALGWGTRFHEKRVKGSVMAVMLIGALVALTFGSAPLELIVTAQMITVVVVPVIGTAMFRISNDRAVMGDLKNSAVKNLIGGIGLLVLYFLSVYTLGSLIRDALG; translated from the coding sequence ATGGCAAATCCGGAAAAGAAGCCGTTGGGCGAAGAGCCAAGGGCGGAGGAGGGCCCGGGCTTTATCCGCTGGTTCAGATCCCTGGGACCGGCGGTCATTACCGCCGCGCTGGTGCTGGGTCCCGGGAGTCTGACGGTGTCCACCAAACTGGGCGCCTTGTTCGGATATCAGGTGCTGTGGATTGTCGTCCTGGCGACGCTGTTCATGATGGTTTTCACCGAGATGGGCGCGCGGATCGGAATGGCTTCCGACCAATCCCTGCTCACCCTCGTCCGGCGGAAGTGGGGTACGCCGGCGGCTGTTCTCATCGGGGCGGGCTCGTTTCTGATCACCTCTTCCTTTCAGGCCGGCAATGCGATCGGGACGGGAATCGCCTTCGGGACGCTGACCGGAACCCCTGCTTCCCTTTGGACGGTTCTCTTTACGCTCTTGGCGATCGGTTCGCTGTTTCTGAAAAACTTCTATCGTTTTCTGGAAAAAATGATGCTGTGCCTGGTCGGCCTCATGCTGGCATCCTTCCTCTTCACGCTGCTGATGGTGAGGCCGGATCCGGCGGCGATGGCGGGTGCCCTGATTCCCCGCATTCCGGAAGGCTCCTTCGCGTTGATCACCGCCTCTGTGGCCACGACCTTCTCCATCGTCGGCGCCTTTTATCAATCCTACTTTGTTCAGGAGAGGGGATGGGGACGCGGGCAGGTGAAGGAGGGGGTTCGGGAGAGTTATTCGGGAATCCTCTGTCTGGGTCTGATCTCCGCCATAGTGATGATCTGCGCGGCCGCCGTTTTGCTTCCTCAGGGAATCGAGGTGAATTCCGTCGTCGAAATGGGCAAGACGTTGGAGCCCCTTTACGGAGGCACTGCCACCGCGGTGTTCACCCTCGGCCTTTGGGGAGCCGCCCTCTCATCTCTGATGGGAAACGCGGCGATCGGAGGCGCTTTGTTGGCCGATGCCCTGGGATGGGGCACCCGGTTTCACGAGAAGCGGGTGAAAGGGTCGGTGATGGCCGTCATGTTGATCGGAGCCCTTGTCGCGCTGACCTTCGGCAGTGCGCCCCTGGAGCTGATCGTGACGGCCCAGATGATCACCGTCGTGGTCGTCCCCGTGATCGGAACGGCGATGTTTCGGATTTCCAACGACCGAGCCGTCATGGGGGATCTGAAGAATTCGGCCGTCAAGAACCTGATCGGCGGGATCGGCCTCCTCGTCCTTTATTTCTTGTCGGTTTACACCCTCGGAAGTTTGATCCGCGACGCCTTGGGATGA
- a CDS encoding extracellular solute-binding protein, with protein sequence MRKFRRWIALMCVVALTGTLLACSSQEAEDADSKDKKYTITSIDFLYTDIPPKDGRGVKMINERFNVDYQREYVVYTEYVQKLTARVASGDIPDVIGFEGSIDRTNFFKWAKQGAFLPLNDYIDDYPTLKMVPKEVWNAVSVDGKIYAIPKYYPKNYLLTPIIRKDWLDKLGLKMPTNYEELKEVAIAFATKDPDGNGKDDTYGLVFGEKVWPNYHFGTYWDADAWYHKNEKGQYIPGIISDARKEWIRVMAELYKAGAIQKDFVLLNPNEANTRVFYAGKAGILVGAPRGMSDDYMKALKKIHPDAELAAIPPFKAPDGSQGYTAGSGYYTMTALSAKLADDPGKVRRILEIIDFGRKFYPPEQQKPENKDFDWLYGNEGTGYQIVDGVATPPEGKKGLAPFNYLFDNKMWAPSDEANQYHLTYKTEEYRKLAKELEEMHAGIKHYQNPIHQVYSKTFVDKGQEITEKLLNEQARMITGDLPLSEWDRLVKEYLDSGGAQIIEEVNQEIQKNNIQPGWK encoded by the coding sequence ATGCGGAAGTTTCGCCGGTGGATCGCTCTGATGTGTGTGGTGGCATTGACGGGAACCCTTCTGGCGTGTTCGTCCCAGGAGGCGGAGGATGCGGACTCCAAGGATAAGAAGTACACCATCACCTCCATCGATTTCCTTTATACGGACATCCCTCCCAAGGACGGCCGGGGCGTGAAGATGATCAATGAACGGTTCAACGTGGATTACCAGCGGGAGTACGTGGTCTACACCGAGTACGTTCAGAAGCTGACCGCCCGGGTGGCCTCCGGAGACATCCCCGACGTGATCGGCTTCGAGGGAAGCATCGACCGAACCAACTTTTTCAAGTGGGCCAAGCAGGGGGCGTTTCTGCCGCTGAACGATTACATCGATGATTATCCCACCCTGAAGATGGTGCCGAAGGAGGTGTGGAACGCCGTCTCCGTCGACGGGAAAATTTATGCGATTCCCAAGTACTACCCCAAAAACTATCTGCTCACGCCGATCATCCGCAAGGATTGGTTGGACAAACTGGGCCTTAAGATGCCCACCAATTACGAGGAACTGAAGGAAGTTGCCATCGCCTTCGCCACGAAGGATCCGGACGGAAACGGAAAGGACGACACCTACGGCCTGGTGTTCGGGGAGAAGGTCTGGCCGAACTATCACTTCGGCACCTACTGGGACGCGGATGCCTGGTATCACAAAAACGAGAAGGGGCAGTACATTCCGGGGATCATCAGCGACGCCCGGAAAGAGTGGATCCGGGTGATGGCCGAGCTGTACAAGGCCGGCGCGATCCAGAAGGATTTCGTCCTCCTCAATCCCAATGAAGCCAATACCCGCGTGTTTTATGCGGGGAAGGCGGGAATCTTGGTCGGAGCGCCCCGGGGGATGTCGGACGATTACATGAAAGCCCTGAAAAAGATCCATCCCGATGCGGAACTGGCCGCCATTCCTCCCTTTAAAGCCCCTGACGGTTCCCAGGGTTACACGGCGGGATCGGGCTATTACACCATGACCGCCCTGTCCGCCAAACTGGCCGATGATCCGGGCAAGGTGCGCCGAATCCTGGAGATCATCGATTTCGGCCGCAAGTTTTACCCCCCTGAACAGCAGAAGCCGGAAAACAAGGATTTCGACTGGCTTTACGGCAATGAGGGAACCGGGTACCAAATCGTGGACGGCGTTGCGACACCCCCTGAGGGGAAAAAGGGGCTGGCCCCCTTCAACTATCTGTTCGACAACAAGATGTGGGCGCCCAGCGACGAGGCCAACCAATATCACTTGACGTACAAGACGGAGGAATACCGGAAGCTGGCCAAGGAGCTGGAGGAGATGCATGCCGGCATCAAGCACTATCAAAATCCGATCCATCAGGTGTATTCGAAAACCTTTGTCGATAAAGGACAGGAGATCACCGAGAAGTTGCTGAACGAGCAGGCCCGGATGATCACCGGCGATCTGCCCCTGTCCGAATGGGATCGGCTGGTGAAGGAATATCTGGATTCCGGCGGGGCGCAGATCATCGAGGAAGTGAACCAGGAGATTCAGAAGAACAACATTCAGCCCGGATGGAAATGA
- a CDS encoding NAD-dependent epimerase/dehydratase family protein, with protein MESLEELEQIMTEPSDRLIRDVSRLDGDLIILGVGGKMGPGLAKLAKRAFERAGLKHRVIGVSRFSDKGVREELERCGVETISADLLEEDQLQALPDAKYVIHMVGRKFGTKGKEHLTWAMNAYLPGRVALKYRDARIVSFSTGNVYPLVKLAQGGATEEDPPRPAGEYAQSCLGRERVFEYFSRKFGIPMLHFRLNYAIDMRYGVLLEIARAVRQRQPIDLRMGQVNVIWQGDASEMAIRSLLHCQSPPKILNVTGPESIPVRWLAREFGRRFNVEPIFEYEEADSALLSNASEAHQLFGYPRVSLRQMIEWTVKWLEAGGVTYDKPTHFQEREGEF; from the coding sequence ATGGAAAGTCTTGAAGAATTGGAGCAAATCATGACGGAACCTTCGGACCGGCTGATTCGCGACGTGTCCCGGCTGGACGGGGATCTGATCATCCTGGGCGTCGGAGGGAAAATGGGTCCCGGACTGGCGAAACTGGCCAAGAGGGCCTTTGAACGGGCCGGGCTGAAGCACAGGGTGATCGGGGTCTCCCGCTTTTCGGACAAAGGGGTTCGCGAGGAACTGGAGAGGTGCGGAGTGGAGACGATTTCCGCCGATCTCCTGGAAGAGGATCAACTGCAGGCCTTGCCTGACGCCAAGTACGTGATTCACATGGTCGGCCGGAAGTTCGGAACCAAAGGCAAGGAACACCTGACCTGGGCGATGAACGCCTATCTTCCGGGAAGGGTGGCCCTGAAGTATCGGGATGCCCGGATCGTTTCCTTTTCCACCGGGAATGTGTACCCCCTCGTGAAACTGGCGCAGGGGGGCGCGACGGAAGAGGATCCGCCTCGGCCCGCCGGCGAGTACGCCCAGTCCTGTCTGGGGCGCGAGCGGGTATTCGAATACTTTTCCCGGAAATTCGGGATTCCGATGTTGCATTTTCGCCTCAATTACGCCATCGACATGCGTTACGGGGTGCTTCTGGAAATCGCCCGCGCGGTGCGTCAGAGACAGCCCATCGATCTCCGCATGGGCCAGGTCAACGTGATCTGGCAGGGGGACGCCAGCGAAATGGCCATCCGCTCCCTTCTTCATTGCCAGTCGCCGCCCAAGATCCTGAACGTGACGGGGCCGGAAAGCATCCCGGTCCGTTGGCTGGCCCGGGAGTTCGGCCGCCGGTTCAACGTGGAGCCGATCTTTGAATATGAAGAGGCGGACAGCGCCCTCCTGAGCAACGCTTCGGAGGCCCATCAGCTCTTCGGTTATCCCCGGGTTTCCCTCCGGCAGATGATCGAGTGGACGGTCAAGTGGCTTGAGGCCGGGGGCGTCACCTACGATAAGCCGACGCACTTCCAGGAACGGGAGGGAGAGTTCTGA
- a CDS encoding dihydrodipicolinate synthase family protein → MANESLSPRLREALRDGLVIPAHPLALNASRRLDERRQRALTRYYVESGAGGVAVGVHTTQFAIRSPGIDLLEPVLRLAAEEVARREPDRPFLLVAGICGETEQALREAELARKLGYHLGLLSPGGLGHLSEEALLKRAERVAEVIPLFGFYLQPAVGGRELSFDFWKAFAEIPGVEAIKIAPFDRYRTVDVVRAVCHSSRRDEVALYTGNDDNILADLLTPFRFTVDGKIVEKRIVGGLLGQWAVWTRKAVELLEEVKRVRNQNAIPSELLALGSRLTDANGALFDAANRFRGCIPGIHEVLRRQGLLEGRWCLDPEEELSPGQMEEIDRVCREYPELADDSFVRQNLRRWLEV, encoded by the coding sequence ATGGCGAACGAATCCTTGTCCCCCCGGTTGCGGGAGGCATTGCGCGACGGTCTGGTGATTCCGGCCCATCCCCTGGCCTTGAACGCCTCCAGGCGTCTGGATGAGCGGAGACAGCGGGCGTTGACCCGTTACTATGTCGAAAGCGGTGCCGGAGGGGTGGCGGTGGGGGTTCACACCACCCAGTTCGCCATCCGCAGTCCGGGGATCGACCTGCTGGAACCGGTGCTCCGTTTGGCGGCGGAAGAAGTGGCGCGGCGGGAGCCGGATCGCCCCTTCCTGCTGGTGGCGGGGATCTGCGGGGAAACGGAGCAGGCCCTCCGGGAAGCGGAATTGGCCCGGAAGCTGGGCTATCACCTGGGGCTGCTCAGCCCCGGCGGACTCGGTCATCTCAGCGAGGAGGCCCTTCTCAAGCGGGCCGAGCGGGTGGCCGAAGTGATCCCTCTGTTCGGTTTTTACCTGCAGCCGGCCGTCGGCGGGAGGGAACTCTCCTTCGATTTTTGGAAGGCTTTTGCGGAGATTCCCGGGGTGGAGGCGATCAAAATCGCCCCCTTTGACCGGTATCGGACGGTGGACGTGGTCCGGGCGGTGTGCCATTCTTCCCGACGGGATGAAGTCGCCCTGTACACCGGCAACGATGACAACATCCTGGCGGATCTGTTGACCCCCTTTCGGTTCACCGTCGACGGAAAGATCGTGGAAAAGCGGATTGTCGGCGGTTTGCTGGGACAGTGGGCGGTCTGGACCCGGAAGGCGGTGGAACTGCTGGAAGAGGTCAAGCGGGTTCGGAACCAAAACGCGATTCCGTCCGAATTGCTCGCCCTGGGAAGCCGACTGACCGATGCCAACGGCGCGCTGTTCGATGCGGCCAATCGCTTCCGCGGCTGTATCCCGGGGATTCACGAGGTGCTCCGCCGTCAAGGGCTTCTGGAGGGACGATGGTGCCTCGATCCGGAGGAGGAACTGTCTCCGGGACAGATGGAGGAGATCGACCGGGTGTGTCGGGAGTATCCGGAGCTTGCCGACGATTCCTTTGTGCGCCAAAATCTGCGGCGTTGGCTGGAGGTGTGA
- a CDS encoding YesL family protein yields the protein MRGWAGALMRAGEWVVRLACLNFLWILFTLLGVGILGLFPATAAVFSVIRKGLVDEGKTFPLFRTFWSFYRADWIPMNILMLVYSVMGLGLFLDFRLVRGWEGAAQPWVVLFLVFALSVYLLSLIHLFPLYAHYRMKLHEYVLQSFLITLYRPLSSALMGGAVYLMYAAMTWLPGTLPVFAVSLPAVVVMALSFRTFRSIDPSTAIPSTGWAGVGKKHA from the coding sequence ATGCGCGGTTGGGCAGGAGCGCTGATGCGGGCGGGGGAATGGGTGGTCCGCCTGGCATGCCTGAATTTCCTCTGGATCCTGTTCACCCTCCTCGGCGTCGGGATCCTGGGGCTGTTTCCCGCCACGGCGGCCGTATTTTCGGTGATCCGCAAAGGGCTAGTGGATGAGGGAAAGACGTTTCCGCTGTTTCGCACCTTTTGGTCGTTCTACCGCGCCGATTGGATTCCCATGAACATTCTGATGCTCGTCTATTCGGTGATGGGACTGGGACTTTTTCTCGACTTCCGCCTGGTTCGCGGATGGGAGGGAGCAGCGCAGCCGTGGGTCGTCCTTTTCCTGGTCTTCGCCCTTTCCGTCTATCTCCTTTCCCTGATCCACCTTTTCCCTCTCTATGCCCATTACCGGATGAAGCTGCACGAGTACGTCCTGCAATCCTTCCTCATCACCCTGTATCGACCACTGTCCTCCGCGTTGATGGGGGGTGCCGTGTATTTGATGTACGCCGCCATGACGTGGCTGCCCGGCACCCTTCCGGTGTTCGCGGTCAGTCTTCCCGCCGTGGTGGTGATGGCGCTTTCCTTCCGAACCTTCCGTTCGATCGACCCGTCCACCGCCATCCCCAGTACAGGCTGGGCCGGGGTCGGAAAAAAACATGCCTGA
- a CDS encoding ROK family protein, which produces MERALGVDIGGTKVAAGLVSAAGECLHYTELPSVPGDGDEMFRQVMRAIRGVMSEAGVSPDGIRGIGVGVPGKVDRKKGLAVMQNNLPWRDFPLADRIQEEIPGPVVLDNDVCMAAHGEWMKRGGSVKETFVYFTISTGIACCTIHRGRILRGTGFSGEIGLAVFSPDGGRLEKKAAGPAIGRLAGGKGPEASRRVMDRFREGDLRVVAGMNGVIEEWARGLYAIICLLDPHRLVLGGGVIHRNPFLLDEIRRRLESLVIPEQRPSLNRISLTALGERAGCIGAGLRVLRGETVSS; this is translated from the coding sequence GTGGAACGGGCTTTGGGAGTGGATATCGGAGGGACAAAGGTGGCCGCCGGTCTGGTCAGCGCCGCCGGGGAATGTTTGCACTACACGGAGCTGCCCAGCGTTCCCGGCGACGGCGACGAGATGTTTCGGCAGGTGATGAGGGCCATCCGGGGCGTGATGTCCGAGGCCGGGGTGTCGCCCGACGGCATCCGCGGGATCGGCGTCGGTGTTCCGGGAAAAGTGGACCGGAAAAAGGGGCTGGCGGTCATGCAAAACAATCTTCCTTGGCGCGATTTTCCCTTGGCGGACCGGATCCAGGAGGAGATCCCCGGCCCGGTGGTGCTGGACAACGACGTTTGCATGGCCGCCCACGGGGAGTGGATGAAACGGGGGGGATCGGTGAAGGAAACCTTCGTCTATTTCACGATCAGCACCGGCATCGCCTGCTGCACCATCCATCGAGGGCGGATACTTCGGGGAACGGGATTTTCCGGGGAAATCGGCCTGGCGGTCTTTTCGCCGGATGGAGGCCGTCTGGAGAAGAAGGCGGCGGGACCGGCGATCGGACGGCTTGCTGGCGGGAAAGGCCCGGAAGCCTCCCGGCGGGTGATGGACCGCTTCCGGGAAGGCGACCTTCGGGTGGTTGCGGGGATGAACGGGGTGATCGAGGAGTGGGCCCGGGGATTGTATGCGATCATTTGTCTGCTGGATCCCCACCGGCTGGTGCTGGGGGGAGGAGTGATCCACCGCAACCCGTTCCTGTTGGATGAGATCCGCCGCCGCCTGGAATCCTTGGTCATTCCGGAACAGCGTCCGTCGCTGAACCGGATCTCCCTCACGGCGCTGGGGGAGAGGGCGGGATGTATCGGGGCCGGTCTACGGGTGCTGCGGGGAGAAACCGTTTCGTCCTGA